In one Streptomyces sp. NBC_00597 genomic region, the following are encoded:
- a CDS encoding MoaD/ThiS family protein: MAIEVRIPTILRTYTDGEKAVSGEGTTLSELFADLETRHKGIEERIVDGGKLRRFVNVYLNDEDVRFLDGITTALKDGDSVTILPAVAGGSV; this comes from the coding sequence ATGGCCATCGAGGTCCGCATCCCCACCATCCTCCGCACCTACACCGACGGCGAGAAGGCCGTCAGCGGTGAGGGCACCACGCTGTCCGAGCTGTTCGCGGACCTTGAGACGCGCCACAAGGGCATCGAGGAGCGCATCGTCGACGGCGGCAAGCTCCGCCGCTTCGTGAACGTCTACCTCAACGACGAGGACGTCCGCTTCCTCGACGGCATCACCACCGCCCTCAAGGACGGCGACAGCGTCACCATCCTCCCGGCGGTCGCCGGCGGCTCCGTCTGA
- a CDS encoding putative leader peptide, translated as MVPHDVSIETPSRLLLVARLHVDLCRLASSICPAA; from the coding sequence ATGGTTCCCCACGACGTGAGCATCGAGACGCCCAGCAGGCTGCTGCTTGTGGCGCGGCTGCACGTCGACCTGTGCCGCCTCGCCAGCAGCATCTGTCCTGCCGCCTGA
- a CDS encoding cysteine synthase yields the protein MRYDSPLAAVGNTPLVRLPRLSPSDDVRIWAKLEDRNPTGSIKDRPALHMVEQAEKDGRLSPGCTILEPTSGNTGISLAMAAKLKGYRIVCVMPENTSRERRDLLAMWGAEIISSPAAGGSNTAVRVAKELAAEHPDWVMLYQYGNPDNAGAHYATTGPEILRDLPSITHFVAGLGTTGTLMGVGRYLREHVEGIKIVAAEPRYDDLVYGLRNLDEGFVPELYDASVLTTRFSVGSADAVTRTRELLQLEGIFAGVSTGAALHAAIGVGRKAVAAGESADIVFVVADGGWKYLSTGVYTAATTKEAIETLQGQLWA from the coding sequence ATGCGCTACGACTCCCCGCTGGCCGCGGTCGGCAACACGCCGCTCGTCCGGCTGCCCCGGCTGTCGCCCTCGGACGACGTCCGCATCTGGGCCAAGCTGGAGGACCGGAACCCGACCGGCTCCATCAAGGACCGGCCCGCGCTCCACATGGTCGAGCAGGCCGAGAAGGACGGCAGGCTGTCCCCCGGCTGCACCATCCTGGAGCCCACCTCGGGGAACACCGGCATCTCGCTCGCGATGGCGGCCAAGCTCAAGGGCTACCGGATCGTGTGCGTCATGCCGGAGAACACGAGCCGGGAGCGGCGCGACCTGCTGGCCATGTGGGGGGCCGAGATCATCTCGTCGCCGGCGGCGGGCGGATCGAACACCGCGGTCCGGGTGGCCAAGGAACTGGCGGCGGAGCACCCCGACTGGGTGATGCTCTACCAGTACGGAAACCCGGACAACGCGGGAGCCCACTACGCGACGACGGGCCCCGAGATCCTGCGGGACCTCCCGTCGATCACGCACTTCGTGGCGGGACTGGGCACGACGGGCACCCTGATGGGCGTCGGCCGCTACCTGCGCGAGCACGTCGAAGGCATCAAGATCGTCGCGGCGGAGCCGCGGTACGACGACCTGGTCTACGGCCTGCGCAACCTGGACGAGGGCTTCGTCCCGGAGCTGTACGACGCCTCGGTCCTGACGACCCGCTTCTCGGTGGGCTCGGCGGACGCGGTGACGCGCACGCGCGAACTCCTCCAGCTGGAGGGCATCTTCGCGGGCGTCTCCACGGGAGCCGCCCTGCACGCGGCGATCGGCGTGGGCCGCAAGGCGGTGGCCGCCGGCGAATCGGCGGACATCGTGTTCGTCGTGGCCGACGGGGGCTGGAAGTACCTGTCGACGGGCGTCTACACGGCGGCGACGACGAAAGAAGCGATCGAAACCCTCCAGGGCCAACTCTGGGCCTGA
- a CDS encoding DUF488 family protein produces MGVRRARVRVRRVYDPPEPGADGVRVLVDRLWPRGLAKAVAAVDEWPKAVTPSGELRKWFHGGGGSAEEFRSRYEAELAEPGAVQELERLRALAGAGPVTLLTAVKDPATSHAAVLADLLSG; encoded by the coding sequence ATGGGGGTGCGGCGGGCACGGGTGCGGGTGCGGCGGGTGTACGACCCGCCGGAGCCGGGGGCTGACGGCGTACGGGTCCTCGTGGACCGGCTGTGGCCGCGGGGCCTGGCGAAGGCGGTGGCGGCGGTGGACGAGTGGCCGAAGGCGGTGACCCCGTCCGGGGAGCTGCGGAAGTGGTTCCACGGGGGCGGGGGCTCGGCGGAGGAGTTCCGGTCGCGGTACGAGGCGGAGCTGGCGGAGCCGGGGGCGGTTCAGGAGCTGGAGCGGCTGCGCGCCTTGGCCGGGGCGGGCCCGGTCACCCTCTTGACCGCGGTCAAGGACCCCGCCACGAGCCACGCGGCCGTCCTGGCCGATCTACTGTCCGGCTGA
- a CDS encoding M67 family metallopeptidase, whose protein sequence is MLTLTQALYDQIVEHARKDHPDEACGVVAGPAGTDRPERFIPMLNAARSPTFYEFDSKDLLKLYRELDDRDEEPVIVYHSHTATEAYPSRTDVTYANEPAAHYVLVSTADTDGLGEFQFRSYRIVEGVITEEEVQVVAAY, encoded by the coding sequence ATGCTGACCCTCACCCAGGCGCTGTACGACCAGATCGTCGAGCACGCCCGCAAGGACCACCCCGACGAGGCCTGCGGCGTCGTGGCCGGACCGGCCGGCACCGACCGCCCCGAGCGGTTCATCCCGATGCTCAACGCGGCCCGCTCGCCCACGTTCTACGAGTTCGACTCGAAGGATCTGCTCAAGCTGTACCGCGAGCTCGACGACCGGGACGAGGAACCCGTGATCGTCTACCACTCGCACACCGCGACCGAGGCCTACCCCTCCCGTACGGACGTCACGTACGCCAACGAGCCCGCCGCGCACTACGTCCTGGTCTCCACGGCGGACACCGACGGCCTCGGCGAGTTCCAGTTCCGCTCGTACCGGATCGTCGAAGGCGTCATCACGGAGGAAGAAGTGCAGGTCGTAGCAGCCTACTGA
- a CDS encoding MBL fold metallo-hydrolase has protein sequence MKLTVVGCSGSFPSAESACSSYLVEADGFRLLLDMGNGALGELQRHIGLYDLDAIFLSHLHADHCIDMCAYFVARFYRHEGGRCSAIPVYGPEGTEKRLTTAYEDVPDERSMSEVFDFRTLKSGSFQIGPFTVRTERVSHPVEAYGIRVEHGGRSLTYSGDTGACPELGMLAEGADLFLCEASFTHGKEDIPDLHLNGREAGEFAHGGRVGRLVLTHIPPWTDADQNLADAREVYDGPIDLAYAGAVYEI, from the coding sequence ATGAAGCTCACCGTCGTCGGCTGCTCGGGGTCGTTCCCGTCCGCGGAATCGGCCTGTTCGAGCTACCTCGTCGAGGCCGACGGCTTCCGGCTGCTCCTCGACATGGGCAACGGCGCCCTCGGCGAGCTGCAGCGCCACATCGGTCTCTACGACCTCGACGCAATCTTCCTGAGCCATCTGCACGCCGACCACTGCATCGACATGTGCGCCTACTTCGTCGCCCGTTTCTACCGGCACGAGGGCGGCCGCTGCTCCGCGATCCCCGTCTACGGCCCCGAGGGCACCGAGAAGCGCCTGACGACCGCGTACGAGGACGTCCCCGACGAGCGCTCGATGAGCGAGGTCTTCGACTTCCGGACCCTGAAGTCCGGCAGCTTCCAGATCGGCCCGTTCACCGTCCGCACCGAGCGGGTCAGCCACCCCGTCGAGGCCTACGGCATCCGCGTCGAGCACGGCGGCCGCTCCCTCACTTACTCCGGCGACACCGGCGCCTGTCCCGAGCTGGGGATGCTGGCCGAAGGCGCGGACCTGTTCCTGTGCGAGGCGTCCTTCACGCACGGCAAGGAGGACATCCCGGACCTCCACCTCAACGGCCGCGAGGCCGGGGAGTTCGCGCACGGCGGCCGGGTCGGCCGGCTGGTCCTTACGCACATCCCGCCGTGGACCGACGCCGACCAGAACCTCGCCGACGCCCGCGAGGTCTACGACGGCCCGATCGACCTGGCGTACGCCGGCGCCGTCTACGAGATCTGA